A window of the Thermoanaerobacter uzonensis DSM 18761 genome harbors these coding sequences:
- a CDS encoding 4Fe-4S dicluster domain-containing protein codes for MSNFSLFRPGAEITIDDKKCIGCRRCVEVCPEDVYNLTKRENETNPNREYKSSVIYPERCILCLSCIEICPTNAIYIYGKQ; via the coding sequence ATGTCAAACTTCTCTCTCTTTAGACCTGGCGCTGAAATAACGATTGATGACAAAAAATGTATTGGTTGTAGACGGTGTGTAGAAGTATGTCCAGAAGACGTATATAATTTGACAAAAAGAGAAAATGAAACTAACCCCAATAGAGAATACAAATCTTCAGTAATTTATCCAGAAAGATGCATATTGTGTCTTTCTTGCATCGAAATATGCCCTACAAATGCAATATACATCTATGGGAAACAATAG
- a CDS encoding DUF169 domain-containing protein has protein sequence MAGPLLEEQLIKPKHDWQDLTSKIVKKLKLKYEPVGIYLVPAHHSERYEKFFETIPRPIGKLTYCQAVETVRGSTNYSGLPQPPDILRLKAEDFLCAAGAANLGLYELPQSIKNGERDFLLRRFYSLETSKITRQMIPHLEPGSISEVIIFKLSKAPAEPQVVLVFGLPAQILSLEGPYLMKKGGRLNIDLLGTCGVCSEMTVSPLLNRKMNFSLLCGGARSHAFHDPAEMGAGIPAEEFPELVENLLNRQNIPMRQTLPDNLK, from the coding sequence ATGGCAGGTCCACTGTTAGAAGAACAATTGATAAAACCAAAACATGATTGGCAAGACTTAACTTCAAAAATAGTAAAGAAGTTAAAATTGAAATATGAACCAGTTGGAATATATCTAGTTCCTGCTCATCACAGTGAAAGGTATGAAAAATTTTTTGAGACTATTCCAAGACCTATTGGAAAATTAACTTACTGTCAAGCAGTAGAAACAGTGAGAGGCTCTACTAATTATTCCGGACTTCCACAACCACCAGACATCTTAAGATTGAAAGCTGAAGATTTTTTGTGCGCTGCAGGAGCTGCTAACCTTGGACTATATGAATTGCCGCAATCAATTAAAAATGGAGAAAGAGATTTTCTTTTAAGAAGATTTTACTCCCTTGAAACGTCAAAAATAACAAGGCAAATGATCCCCCATCTCGAGCCTGGAAGTATTTCTGAAGTTATTATATTTAAACTTTCAAAAGCTCCAGCAGAGCCTCAAGTAGTCCTTGTTTTTGGATTACCTGCACAAATTCTTTCTCTTGAAGGACCATATCTGATGAAAAAAGGCGGAAGATTAAATATAGATTTACTTGGCACATGTGGGGTATGCTCTGAAATGACAGTCTCTCCTTTATTAAATAGGAAAATGAACTTTTCACTCCTTTGTGGTGGAGCAAGATCTCATGCTTTTCATGACCCTGCAGAAATGGGAGCTGGCATACCAGCAGAGGAATTTCCTGAATTAGTCGAAAACCTCTTAAACCGTCAAAATATTCCTATGAGGCAAACACTGCCCGACAATTTAAAATAA
- the dusB gene encoding tRNA dihydrouridine synthase DusB: MKIGDVVLKNNVFLSPMAGVTDKPFRLICQEMGCGLAYTEMVSAKGLYYGSENTKVLTDIDEKEKVALQIFGSDPDIMGEIARRLNDSKALILDINMGCPTPKIVKNGDGVALMLKPELAEKVMESVVKASNKPVTVKIRKGWDDNHVNAVEIAQIAEKVGVKAVAVHGRTREQFYSGKADWSIIKKVKESVKIPVMGNGDIFTPEDAKRMFEETGCDAILIGRGAQGNPWIFKRTVHFLNTGELLPEPTIQEKIEVIIRHLEMMIEYKGERTGILEMRKHIAWYLKGLYGSAKLREAVFKMEKYKKIKEFLLNIARMSPAELQDS; this comes from the coding sequence TTGAAAATAGGCGATGTAGTTTTAAAAAATAACGTATTTTTATCTCCTATGGCGGGGGTTACAGATAAGCCTTTTAGATTGATTTGCCAAGAAATGGGTTGTGGCCTTGCATACACAGAAATGGTTAGTGCCAAAGGCCTTTATTATGGCAGTGAAAATACAAAAGTGTTGACAGATATTGATGAGAAAGAGAAGGTGGCTCTTCAAATATTTGGCTCTGACCCAGATATTATGGGAGAAATAGCGAGGAGGCTAAACGACAGCAAAGCTTTAATTCTCGATATAAACATGGGATGTCCTACCCCTAAAATAGTTAAAAATGGTGATGGAGTGGCACTTATGCTAAAACCAGAATTAGCAGAGAAAGTAATGGAATCTGTTGTGAAAGCATCAAATAAACCTGTGACAGTTAAAATAAGAAAAGGATGGGATGATAATCACGTAAATGCAGTAGAGATAGCACAAATTGCTGAAAAGGTTGGCGTTAAAGCAGTAGCAGTACATGGAAGGACGAGAGAACAATTTTATTCTGGAAAAGCTGACTGGAGTATAATAAAAAAAGTTAAAGAAAGTGTAAAAATACCTGTTATGGGCAATGGTGATATATTTACACCAGAAGATGCAAAAAGAATGTTTGAGGAAACTGGATGCGATGCAATTTTAATAGGACGAGGGGCGCAGGGGAATCCCTGGATATTTAAAAGAACTGTACATTTTTTAAATACCGGAGAATTACTTCCTGAGCCGACAATACAAGAAAAAATAGAAGTGATTATCAGGCATTTGGAAATGATGATAGAATACAAAGGTGAACGTACAGGTATTCTTGAAATGAGAAAACATATTGCTTGGTATTTAAAGGGATTATATGGAAGTGCCAAACTCAGGGAAGCAGTATTTAAAATGGAAAAGTATAAAAAAATAAAAGAATTTTTGTTAAATATAGCGAGGATGAGTCCTGCTGAATTGCAGGACTCTTAA